AGACCAATCTAAGCGCTGTGGAATGCCCTCCGCTTCAACGATGATGGCCAGACTGGTTGGCGAGGGAGACATCATGCGTGTCGCAATTGTTCATTACTGGCTGGTTTCGATGCGCGGCGGCGAGAAGGTCGTCGAGGCCCTCTGCGACATGTTCCCAGACGCCGACATCTTCACGCTCGTTTACGATGAAAGCCGAGTTTCCGAAAAAATAAGGGGACATATCGTCAAGACGTCGTTTCTGCAGCGCTTGCCGGGTGCCGTCAGGCACTATCAGTCGCTGCTTCCGCTGATGCCGTTCGCGCTCGAAAGCCTGGATCTCAGCGGATACGACCTCATCATCTCGAGCGAATCCGGCCCTGCCAAAGGCATCATTGCTCCGCCGCATTCGACACATGTCTGCTACTGCCATTCGCCGATGCGCTATATCTGGGATCATTATCACGTCTATCGTTCGCATGCCGGCCTCGCTTCCAGAATAATGCTTCCGGTGCTCGCCCCGCTTCTGCGGTCCTGGGATGTCAGCACCAGCATGCGCGTCGACCGTTTCGTCGCGAACTCGCACCATGTAAAAGCGCGCATCGGCAAGTATTACGGACGCTCCGCCACGGTCGTCTATCCGCCGGTGGCAGTCGAGGATTATTCGCCCTCGGAGACCATCGAGGACTTCTATCTCTGCGCCGGGCAGCTCGTCTCCTACAAGCGGGTCGATCTTGCCGTGCGGGCCTTTTCCAAGATGGGGCGCAATCTCGTCGTCATCGGCGAAGGCAAGGAGCTTGCCATGCTGAAGTCGATCGCCGGGCCGACAGTGAAATTCCTCGGGCGTGTGCCCTTTTCGGTTCTCAAGGAAAAACTCGCCCGATGCCGCGCCCTGATATTCCCCGGGGAGGAGGATTTCGGCCTTGTCCCGGTGGAAGCCATGGCGAGCGGCCGACCGGTCATCGCTTTTGGCAGTGGCGGAGCGCTTGAAACGGTCGTGCCGGGAGAAACCGGCCTCCTATTTTACGAGCAGAACGTTGAAGCCATCGTCGATGCAGTGCGGTCGTTCGAGGAACATGCCGAGGATTTCGACCCCGAAACCATTCGCACGCATGCAGCGCGGTTCAGCACCAGGAATTTCAAGTTCGGCATGGACTCAATCATCCAGGAGGAACTTCGCGCGAGAAGAAGTAGCGCGCTTGCTGCGGTCTCCCATGCAGAGACCCGCCGCTTTCCTCTGGATAGCGTCTTCCCGGTTCCCCCGCCTGGAACTGATATCGTCCACTAATGGAGCGTCGGCGCAGAGGGCGCCACGACTTTCGTATGCGTCGCGAGGAAATCACACCTTCAGTTCGCGCCGTTCACGCTCGGTGATCATGGCAAGATCAATCACCTTCTGCAGGTTGGCGGCATGGCGGAAGTTGGGGTCTGGTTGCACGCCGCTCATCACCGCTTTGGCAAAGCGCTGGTAGTTTGTTGGCACCGGAGCGACCTCGATGTCCCTCCAGGTCGCACTCTCGATGTTCTCGCCGAGGCAGCCGCGCAGCTGCGAGCCGTTCGGCCGGTGAATGACCTCGAGGCTGCCCCGTTCACCGTAGATGCGAAGCTTCAGCTCATTGAGATGGCCCGTCGCCCAGCGGGTCGCGTGAATGACGCCGAGCGCACCATTGGCGAAGTCGACAGACATCGTGAAGCTGTCGTTGGCATCGAGCAGATACTCGCCGATCTGGCCGCCTGGCGCCTTGTTGAAGGTCTTGAGCCGCGCAAAGACGTGGTCGATGTCGGTTGCCGCGCCATAGGCGGCGAAGTCGAGGATATGGATGCCGACATCGCCGAGCACACCGTTGGAACCGTGACCGGTCGAAAGCCGCCAGAGCCAAGTCGATTCCGTGCGCCAGTCCCCCCAGGCCCGCGACACCAGCCAGCTCTGCAGATAGGATGCTTCGACATGCTTGATGGTGCCGAGCTCGCCGGCAAGCACCATCTCGCGGGCGCGCTGCAGCGGCGCGACGTTGCGGTAGGTGAGGTTGACCATGTTGACGACACCGGCCGCTTCCGCCGCTTCCGTCATCTCCAAAGCCTTCGGATAGTTTTCCGCCAGCGGCTTTTCGCAAAGTACATGCTTGCCGGCAGCAATCAGCGCCATGGTCGTGGGGTGATGGATGCGGTCAGGCGTGACGTTCGTCGCAGCGTCGAAATCACCCCAGGCTATCGCGTCGTTCAATGTCAGGAAGCGTTTTTCGATGCCGAATTCATCGGCGAAGAGCTTCAGGCGATCTGGATCGGTATCGACCGCGCCGACGACCTCGACACCATCCATGTGCGCGAAATGGCGCAACTGGTTCTTCGCCATTACGCCCGTACCAAGAACGAGTAGTCGCATGAATGCTTCCTCAGCAGTGAGCGGCTTGGCCGTTCGGTGCGGTTTCGGGCCGCGCTTTTCAATCGGCTCCTGTGCCTTCCTTACCGGCTCATTTGGGGCATTCGCGATGCTCGTCAACGCACCCGGCACACAGACCTATTGGCACCCCTCCTCCAAAACACGGCAATGAGCGAAGAAAGTCCAGAGAAATCAATGAGAAATGGACTTCGAAAAGATGTTGACGACCAAAACGCCGGTAATGATCAACCCAAGCCCGATCACGGCGGGAAGATCGAGCCGCTGCTTGAAATAGACAAACCCGACCACCGAAATCAGCACTATCCCCAATGCGCTCCAGATCGCATAGGCAATACCGACCGGTATCACCTTCAAAGTGAGCGACAGGACGTAGAAGGCAGCCGTGTAGCAGACGACGAGAAGTACGCTTGGCCAGAAACGCGTGAGCTGCTGCGAAAGCTGCAGCGCGGTCGTGCCGATCACTTCCAGTACGATTGCGGCGAAAAGCAGCGCGTAGACGGCAGCCGGGCTCATGGTTCTGTCCTTTGAAAAATTAGCGCTTGGTAAGTTCAGTAAGCCGGCCAATCAGCGCGCTGCGTTCGGCAGTACCGATCAAGTGGCTCTCGGTCGCGTCGGCAAGCCAGAGACCATCGGCAGCAAAGCGCACGATCTGAGCGTCGATCGACGAGTCGGTGCCGACATATTCGTCGGCCCGCTTCCGTACCCATTCCCGCCAACGCTGGCGCAGTCGCGGCTCGGCCAGCATTGCAATCGTCACCTGCGTCCAGTGACGGGAGTCATCCGTCCTTTTCTTGATGTCGGCGCATACGAAAAGATAGGCGCGCGTGAAGCGCCCGTGCGACACCGGATCGGCCCGCATCAGTTCCTCGAGCTCTTGATCGAAACGTTCGAGCAGACTGTCGAACAACGCATCCAGCAGCGCATTCTTGGTCGGGAAATGGTGCAGCAAGCCGCCCTTGCTGATGCCCGATGCGCCGGAGACGGCATCAAGCGTCACGGACGCCATGCCCTGCTCCGTCGCAAGGCGTGCGGCGACATCCAGCAATTGCCGGCGCACGAGAACGGGCTGTTTCTTGCGATGATGAGCAGTTGACATGTTGTCCTAAAAATACCGTCTGGACGGTTTTGTCAATCAGAATCTGCGTTCTGACCCTGCTGGGTGAAATGCCGCGGACCGTCGCAACCGGTTGCGATCAGGGCAGTGGAAGTGCATTAAGAAGCGGAGTTCAGGAGGCGGAATTTGATGGAAGAGGCAATCACGCTTTATCAGGCGATCGGCGGAGATCTCACGGTGAGGGCGCTGACGCAGCGTTTCTACGAGCTGATGGACTCGCTGCCCGAAGCAAGGCGCGTCCGCGCGGTCCATCCGCCAAGTCTCGAAGGCAGCGCGGAGAAATTTTACGAATATCTGACCGGCTACCTCGGCGGTCCGCCACTGTATACCGACAAACGCGGCCACCCGCGACTGCGCAGCCGCCATTTCGCCGCCGCGATCGGCCCGGTCGAGCGTGACGAGTGGCTGCTCTGCTTTCGACGTGCAATGGACGAGACGATTGTTAACGAGAAGCTGCGTGAGATCATCTGGCCGCCGATCAAACGGCTGGCGTTTCACATGCAGAACAGGGAGCAGGTCCAACCATGATCTCGAACACGCGTGCCGCACCGCTATTCTTCGTCTTTGCCGGTCTCTTCGGCGCGGCAGGCGTGGCACTTGCAGCCGTAGCGGCGCACGGCGGCGGTGAAGCCGCGCTCGCAGCCTCCGCCTCCGCAATGTGCCTGGCACATGCCCCTGCCCTGCTCGGTCTGGCAATCGGTCTTGAGAAGATCAAAACCGCCCGTCTGGCCGGTTTTCTGATCATCGGTGGCACACTGCTCTTTGCCGGCGATCTCGTGATGGTGCGTTTTACGGGGATCGGGCTATTCCCCTTTGCCGCGCCAGCTGGCGGCTGGGCAATGATGCTCGGCTGGCTGGCGATCGCCGCCGGCGGCCTGATGCGCAGCAAACCACAAGCTTAGCGCTGCGGCACGCGGCCGAAGCGCAGCAAGTTGCCGTGCGGATCATGGATGTAGAATTCCTCCATGTTCCAGGGCCGCACTTGCATATCCGTCAGATGCCTTACGCCCCTTGCGCTATATTCCGCGTGGAGGGCCGCAATGCGTCCGCCGCGCAGATAGATCGACGTCTTCTCCGGCAGGCTGGCATCGTTGGTGCGCCAGAAATGCAGCTCCATCTGGTCGCGCCTCACGATCAGATAATCAGGCGTTTGGTGCACGATCTGCGCAAAGCCGAGTTCGTCACGATAAAAGGCAAGCGTCTCGTCGATATCGAGCGAGGGCAGGACCGGCAGAACTTCGATACGGTCCGGATCGCCGCTCATATGCCGTCCACGACATTGAAACCTTCGAATACCGGCGGCCCCTTGTACATGACCTTATGGTTACCCGCATTGCGGTGCGCCGTGCGGAAATTCTCGGATTTCGTCCAGTTCTGGAAATCCTCTTCGCTCTGCCAGAGCGTGTGCGAGGAGAAAAGCGTATAGCCCTCCTCGGCATCCGTCGTGCCTCGCAGCAGGCGGAACTCGACGAAGCCGGGCACCTGCGCAAGACTGGAGTCGCGGTTGCGCCAGACGTTTTCGAAATCCGCCTCGGCGCCAGTTGCGACCTTGAAGCGGTTCATCGCAATATACATCGCCAGTTCCTCACACCTTCTTGCCGTCCGCGCGGGCGTGCGGGAAAGCAACGACATTATTGCCGTTTGCCGCCTCGCGGCCAAGCGCTGCATCGGTCTTTTCTCCGGGCATGCGCGCTTCCCAGACAGGAAACTCCATCACGTTCGCATAAAGCTGCTGGCGCTCGGCATTTTTCACGAGGAGATCGTAGAGCTCGGGCACGAGGCCGTCGCCGTTCTGGGCGGCGAGCTTGTGCAGGCCGATCATCATGAGCCCTTCAGGGCGTTGGTCTTTCATCGGGAATTGTCTCGTTCGTTCATGGTCTGCAGCGCACGCTCCAGGCTTGATTTGCTAC
Above is a window of Rhizobium etli 8C-3 DNA encoding:
- a CDS encoding bleomycin resistance protein, which encodes MSGDPDRIEVLPVLPSLDIDETLAFYRDELGFAQIVHQTPDYLIVRRDQMELHFWRTNDASLPEKTSIYLRGGRIAALHAEYSARGVRHLTDMQVRPWNMEEFYIHDPHGNLLRFGRVPQR
- a CDS encoding glycosyltransferase, with the translated sequence MRVAIVHYWLVSMRGGEKVVEALCDMFPDADIFTLVYDESRVSEKIRGHIVKTSFLQRLPGAVRHYQSLLPLMPFALESLDLSGYDLIISSESGPAKGIIAPPHSTHVCYCHSPMRYIWDHYHVYRSHAGLASRIMLPVLAPLLRSWDVSTSMRVDRFVANSHHVKARIGKYYGRSATVVYPPVAVEDYSPSETIEDFYLCAGQLVSYKRVDLAVRAFSKMGRNLVVIGEGKELAMLKSIAGPTVKFLGRVPFSVLKEKLARCRALIFPGEEDFGLVPVEAMASGRPVIAFGSGGALETVVPGETGLLFYEQNVEAIVDAVRSFEEHAEDFDPETIRTHAARFSTRNFKFGMDSIIQEELRARRSSALAAVSHAETRRFPLDSVFPVPPPGTDIVH
- a CDS encoding DUF423 domain-containing protein, with amino-acid sequence MISNTRAAPLFFVFAGLFGAAGVALAAVAAHGGGEAALAASASAMCLAHAPALLGLAIGLEKIKTARLAGFLIIGGTLLFAGDLVMVRFTGIGLFPFAAPAGGWAMMLGWLAIAAGGLMRSKPQA
- a CDS encoding TetR/AcrR family transcriptional regulator: MSTAHHRKKQPVLVRRQLLDVAARLATEQGMASVTLDAVSGASGISKGGLLHHFPTKNALLDALFDSLLERFDQELEELMRADPVSHGRFTRAYLFVCADIKKRTDDSRHWTQVTIAMLAEPRLRQRWREWVRKRADEYVGTDSSIDAQIVRFAADGLWLADATESHLIGTAERSALIGRLTELTKR
- a CDS encoding group II truncated hemoglobin, coding for MMEEAITLYQAIGGDLTVRALTQRFYELMDSLPEARRVRAVHPPSLEGSAEKFYEYLTGYLGGPPLYTDKRGHPRLRSRHFAAAIGPVERDEWLLCFRRAMDETIVNEKLREIIWPPIKRLAFHMQNREQVQP
- a CDS encoding Gfo/Idh/MocA family protein; the encoded protein is MRLLVLGTGVMAKNQLRHFAHMDGVEVVGAVDTDPDRLKLFADEFGIEKRFLTLNDAIAWGDFDAATNVTPDRIHHPTTMALIAAGKHVLCEKPLAENYPKALEMTEAAEAAGVVNMVNLTYRNVAPLQRAREMVLAGELGTIKHVEASYLQSWLVSRAWGDWRTESTWLWRLSTGHGSNGVLGDVGIHILDFAAYGAATDIDHVFARLKTFNKAPGGQIGEYLLDANDSFTMSVDFANGALGVIHATRWATGHLNELKLRIYGERGSLEVIHRPNGSQLRGCLGENIESATWRDIEVAPVPTNYQRFAKAVMSGVQPDPNFRHAANLQKVIDLAMITERERRELKV
- a CDS encoding antibiotic biosynthesis monooxygenase family protein — protein: MYIAMNRFKVATGAEADFENVWRNRDSSLAQVPGFVEFRLLRGTTDAEEGYTLFSSHTLWQSEEDFQNWTKSENFRTAHRNAGNHKVMYKGPPVFEGFNVVDGI
- a CDS encoding SMR family transporter; its protein translation is MSPAAVYALLFAAIVLEVIGTTALQLSQQLTRFWPSVLLVVCYTAAFYVLSLTLKVIPVGIAYAIWSALGIVLISVVGFVYFKQRLDLPAVIGLGLIITGVLVVNIFSKSISH